The following coding sequences are from one Bufo bufo chromosome 2, aBufBuf1.1, whole genome shotgun sequence window:
- the LOC120991153 gene encoding uncharacterized protein LOC120991153 has protein sequence MSQVSDVDDTLSLPGTSVSSQGGPVALRRWTVPRLVAELAKRGIRHPASARKAELYRLLMTEPSAPEREDPPPAIQQSLVLLQASLDSLISSVADIRTRVVDLESRTPASSQAVVPISDPPLFQLPAPGTSPAAPVVAPAHLVPDHIRRDILAGKDVNLASILIASHDAADNKTFDCGEVSVVLRAKDGRLNRKLSVVEFVLAFGLFRDVLCSAFPARREELDTYLHRVTGLGHKYGGTAFYDYHRSFSAKAAAALAQFQFSVNWAMLDMELFCQHFAGLRAPACSTCQSIFHSTEWCPQTATAQPDKAIPGPSGVPRSPSTTDKLGRPIVYLGNSQVCNNFNFGSCLFSGCRALHICSICFRAHPRSTCPKKAYKRL, from the coding sequence ATGTCACAGGTCTCTGACGTCGACGACACGTTGTCCCTCCCGGGTACGTCGGTCTCCAGCCAAGGCGGCCCAGTTGCCCTCCGTAGATGGACTGTGCCGAGGCTCGTTGCGGAATTGGCCAAGAGAGGCATCAGACACCCAGCGTCAGCCAGGAAGGCCGAGTTATACCGCCTATTGATGACCGAGCCCAGCGCTCCTGAAAGGGAAGATCCACCCCCAGCCATCCAGCAGTCCCTGGTGCTGTTGCAGGCCTccttggattcgctcatctcgtccgttgccgacatcaggaccagggtggtggacttggagtCCAGAACACCGGCGTCTTCCCAGGCGGTGGTCCCCATCTCCGATCCCCCTCTATTTCAGCTTCCGGCTCCAGGTACGTCCCCGGCTGCTCCGGTGGTGGCTCCTGCGCACTTGGTGCCGGACCACATCAGGAGGGACATCTTGGCGGGCAAGGACGTGAATCTCGCGTCCATCCTGATTGCGTCCCACGATGCCGCAGACAACAAGACTTTTGActgcggggaggtctcggtggtccttcgggccaaggatggACGTCTCAACCGCAAGCTCTCTGTCGTCGAGTTTGTTTTGGCCTTCGGCCTGTTTAGAGACGTGCTCTGCTCCGCTTTCCCGGCCcgccgggaggagctggacacgTATCTACACAGGGTCACGGGacttgggcacaagtacggcggcacggCTTTTTATGACTACCACCGCTCCTTTTCAGCCAAGGCCGCCGCCGCGCTTGCCCAGTTTCAGTTCTCCGTCAACTGGGCCATGCTGGACATGGAGTTGTTCTGCCAGCATTTCGCCGGTCTCCGGGCCCCCGCTTGTTCGACCTGCCAGTCGATTTTCCACTCTACTGAGTGGTGTCCTCAAACGGCCACGGCCCAACCAGACAAGGCTATTCCAGGCCCCTCTGGGGTCCCCCGCAGTCCCTCCACCACCGATAAGTTGGGTAGACCCATTGTCTACCTTGGCAACAGCCAAGTTTGCAATAACTTCAATTTTGGTTCCTGTCTATTTAGCGGTTGCAGGGCCctgcacatctgctccatctgcttcagggctcaccccaggtccacatGTCCCAAGAAGGCTTACAAGCGCCTATGA